Genomic window (Enoplosus armatus isolate fEnoArm2 chromosome 22, fEnoArm2.hap1, whole genome shotgun sequence):
AAAAGaagtataaacaaaacaaaactccatCTAtctggaaataaataaataatacacagATAAACTCCCTCTTTATTCATTAGAAAGGCATCTGTTGCTATGACAAGGGCTAAtttgaataaacaaatatgatCCCCAATGTCATGCAAACAAACTGTCCTTCAAATACATTAACATTGCCTCTATGTTTCCATTAGAATCAAAAAGCAAGTCATGTTTTATCCTCCACTTGTTTATTCTCTCTGTAGTCTCGATGACTTTCATCTAACAGTGCTGCCAGAGAATTTCAAACGACAAACCAAACAAAGCCAGAGCCaacaaagagaaatgagagaagattgttaaaatctgctgtttttttcatgtagTCTGGTTGACCAGACCAAGAACAGTTTGGGTTTCAGTTGTAGCGAAGGCGGGTTCATTTGTCGACCAAATCACATTATATTCTATCATTTCCTCCTGTGTTTTTGGAAAATCTACGAGATTTTTCCCCATGCAAAAAGTATGATAATGTCACAGCTTGCCATCTTTCCCACAGGAcctgaaagcagcagcacaagCAGCTGTACGACTCTCTTACTTTGGACCATCCGGGGACGAGCAGCACCAGGCTGATCACACCTTTCTCCAGCACCATGATGAGCAGGTAGATGCCACACTGACCCAGCCATGCTGCTGCCTGGGGAGGGTCACCTGGAGGAGAAGACATCAGTAAAGTGGCCATCTCATATAAACACTTCATTATAGAAGATTTcaagcgctttgggaaccttCTACCATTTCAGTATGTTTTGTAAAGTAACAACGTCATAAGCTTTCAATAGTGGAGCGACCTGCAGAAAATAGTAATCTggctttgctttattttgtgaaattattcattcatcattcaattcaacatttcatctcatagtattatttcattttgttttctttgaattttAGCTTCTACACGTCTCGGATTGGTCGTATTGTGTTCtttgtattaaatgtttgcACGACACAATCAGTCTAAAGGTTGAGTTCATGGTTTCAATAAATAACTCTGCCTTCCCCTAAACCTTTCCAAAGGTCTGTTACACACCACAGCAGACACAAAGGGGGGCGAGTCTGTCATTAAGACAGGAAGAaggcgaggaggaggacacCCAGACAGACTGGAGCTCACCTCGTGCATTTTTCATGAATGCACAAACAATTTGTAACACacctttctgaaaatgtttcaaacacaaagagagaatcAAACATAAACTTGACCATGAAAGAGAAGTCAGGTGGTGTTCTGAAAGTTGTTTTGGTGATATTTTCCATCACACAAGGAaggaaagcagaagaagaaaaaaaccaaaaaaaacaccagcagagTGAGTGTAATAACTGGCGTGGAGTTAATCCCTCTCTGAAGCCACCGGGAATGTTTTCCGGGCGGGGTTGCAGCTGGAGATGCTGGCTCTCCTCCCACGTCTACCTCCAGAGGGTCTTCAGCGCCCTCCAGGGGCGGAAACCAGAGCTGCATCTTACCAACATTTTCCTCACATTCATGAATACGACTCCTCAGGACTTTCATGTTTTAGAATGACCAAAGAAAAGCAGCGCAGAGCATTTTTTCACTCACCATATTCTCCAAACATGAGCAATGTCCACTCCTTGTACTCCACTAGTTTGGACACCAACTTCACAGCCAACCAGATGACCAGCATCCCCAGCGTGGCGTCCAGCAGGAAGTTCATCAGATACCTTTTAGTAAAACGGGGAACCTCGGTGAGACGCCCCTGACAGCAGAACCTCATCATATCATGACTTGTCAGCGTTAATCAGTAACTCACAGGGAGCAGGGGTCCTCTTTGGTGAGCGTGGACAGGAAGACGTTGGCAAAGTGGATGAAGAGAGCACCGATGGCCTGCTTGGATGTGTCAAAAAACCTGGAAGAAATAACATGGACTATGTTAAATGTCTGAATTTGACTTATTTATTCTATTGTGTTGCTAAatctaaaaatgtctttctaaACATGTTAATGTCAAGAAACCCCAAGATGACATTCACAGACTAGACAGCAGGCCAGTATGAGACAAGTATTTTGAAGGAAACTTGAAGCTTTTCATTGTCCCGGTTCATTTAATCAATCAAGATTAGGGTTTTAccaacattttctgtattttaatagtttttcttCGTCCATGcaagtgtgtaaaatgtgaggATGTAGGACAGGATATGTTagaagaagggaaaagaaaagattcTGACCAGATCCTCCACGGTCGTCTGATCCCTACAGGCTCCCGGAACCTCTTCACTgtcaacaaaacaggaagtcaatCAAACAATCAATAACGTTTCCCACTAGACTTGTGTTTAACCTGCAAAACCATAACATGTCACACAGATTCTTTGCAGTTTGTTGCAGAGAGTCTCATCTGtctgcagggctgcagggctgcagggctgcagggcAGCGAAGACAGATCACGCATCGTCCTCGCTATCACGCCACCACAACACTTCATTCCTCCCCACCGGGCTCAGGGTGAACAGACGCCCACTGTTCCTCTATCTCGCCATCTCACAAGGTCAGAGAATGTGACTCTGCATGTGAAAACAGGATCGAGGCTTCCTGTGTTTTACATCTGTAAACTTTTGATGCAATTTAACTTGGTGTTTAGTCTGAAgtatgaataaatacaatatttgaaaCAGCATCCACAACTACATAATAGCACAGTGTAATTGTTCATACTTTTCTAGACTTCTTCCTGCacttttcaaactttttaaGCCATTTAAAGTGACTTGATCCAGATTGCTTTAgggctgaaacgattagttgattattcATCAGCAGTTTTAATAAACAGTTCATTCATTTAAGTCATTCGTCAAGCAAAAATGCTCAACATTAGctgattccagcttctgaaaaaaattaagatttgctgattttctctgttctggacacacaacaaactgtatTAAGTATATCCAACGTGTGTCAAATCTCTCACATGATAGACTGGAAAACAGGCACTGCTGGAACCAGACATCAGAGGTGGCTAACAAActtttcaaatttaaatataaagcttTACCTTAAAGAACTGTGGTAGCTTTACTGGATATTAAGCCTTTATCTGAATTATGTGAGTGCAAGAATAATGACAAGTCAACGGGAGGAAACTCTCAAAAATAGCTTTGAGGAAGAGGACTCTGAACACAGATCAGCAGAAGGGATTCATGGTGCAGGCTTGGCTGTGACTTGGCATACTGCCACTGTGATCATAGCTGAAAGGCTCTTAATGCTCCGCTGCACACAAATAATGTGGTGTAAATATTAACAGATGCATGTGCTTTGACGAAGAACAGCACTTGTGCTGAGAACaggaaaggagggggaaaaaggggaGGGATATCGATTCCTCCTCTAATAAGTAACTGAGTGGAGGTTAGAGCTCATTGATCTCACACACCCTCAAGGCCTGGCCTAATTCTGAAACACTTCACTGCTCTGTGGCTTCAACTGCTCTGAACCCGCCTGCTTGATTAGCTGATGAAATCAACATGACTGCATTGACCTTTCAAAACTACACTCTAATTATTAGATCATATGCCAACACACTCGTGGAATATGTGAATACTACACAGGATGCACATATTCATCATACCCATGTAGCATTGTGGCATATCAGTGGCCTTTAAGTTACGCCATACAAAGGTTCATTGACAATATTAGCATTTTAACAACCTCTGAattcagacaaaaacataaagcacATATAATTCAGTAAACTATAGTATAAATGTAATCCAGGAAGCCATGATTGGAGTTTTTAGTGTTCCTACTTGACAAGTACAAATCACCCccttcagctgctgcagaagcATTAAACATTGCCTGTGGTGCAAAACTGGTAAGACGCCCAACATTCTTCCGGTCAGCTGCCACAGAATCACAAGTTATTTAGCAGTCAATAGCCATTGTTCAGACTGAATAAATCCTCTCTGGCTGTAAAGGAgcatcttgttttcttgttaagGCATGCACTCAAAAACTGTGAAAGTGGCTGAAATTCTGATATATTTCACTTAACTTCAGACATCAACTCTGAAgttcaaatatttttaaatcaatgatGACATATTCCTTGAACAGCAGCCAGTCTCTTTCGGTTTGCTGCATATTAATATTATgtacataatatatattactGAATAAACATATGGAGATTATATCAGTATACTTTTGGCAAGCCTTTTGGTTATTaaaaggacaacaacaacaacgaagCCCTGGATCCAAAACCTGCCATTCTGCCATGGGGATCCTGACGACACTTCCTTTAAAAACATCGCAATTAGTGATGCTGCTTTGCTTACAGGCACACTTACCGGTGAGGTATGGTATACCTTAATTATTTATGGTCCATTCGGGTGTTAACGGCAAATTCGGTACGTAGGTATGCCACAAACCGCAcgtcattttattaaaatatgtattgaaAGTAAAGATGTACACAGATCGCTACTGCTCATGGCAACTGTCTGTTTTGTGGACGTGGAAGACGTTTGCGGTGatcacaatttaaaaaaggtaaaattccataataatgtgttttgcttCCAGCACATAATTCACGCCGAAATGAAGAGTGAACCTTATTAACCAAGTAATGTTTCAATAAGTGTTCGATTTGTGTATGTCTTCCTGTTGAAAAGCAAGGCAATATTAAATTAGCATATTTTTCAGTGGGATTTGGTGCCAAGATAATGAGGCTCTGTGgaacaaatgtcaacaaaacgCCACGTGGACCAGTGTAGACTTTTAAAAgcacgttgttgtttttttttgcagtttgtgtttCGTGCATCCTCTCcctgaataaacacaaacagactgtgACAGTGAAGATGTTTTCAGGAACAAGAACTTCGAGGGTCTGATGGATCCGATACTCACACATCAGCGTGCTGAAGGCGACGACAGCGAGGAGTCCCTGGATCAAGACGCCGAACCTGTCCGTCAGAGCTCCGTTATCGCAGCCGTGAGGATTCGCCTTGTTGATGTCAGACATGTTCGTCACTTCAAAAACGCCATTCTCCAAGAACCTTTTCACCAAGAAGACCCCGCTGTATCCGTACATGTCCATGTCGACGCGACAAAAACAACGCCGAGACAAAAGCAGCGCTCCCTCGGCGGGCAAAGAAGGGCTTAACCTTTCTTTACTCGACAAAAACAAACCGCCAAATTTACACTTCCGGTGACAGATTCGAGGCAAAGTTttccttcagtgtttccagAGGCCGATGCTACATCTCATGATGCAAAAGCAGACAGGGTAATCGATTATCTGACTCACATCCATGTTTGTGACAACGAAAACACGTACTGTCAAGTAGCCCGAACGGAAAGACTAGCTTCCgggaaaagaaatatttcaaaataaaggacATCAGGAGCAGCTTGGCAGAAATACAAAAGGACAGGCTACAAACTGtcatgtcaacattttaacagaatttggTGAGGCCTCTCTTCAAGCAAAAATATCTGTTTcgtttcattattatttaatagttgaaatgacaaaataaataacaattatGGGCAGATGCAGGATGACTATGGAAAATTGTCTTGAATACAGATGACAATAgccaatatttttttcatttttaggtGACGCAGTAAATGCAGTTTTTCCAAATTATCTGTTAATTATCACACATCACAGGACACATATCTGCTGTTTGTCCCTCGTGTTCGACCAGAGACGGGAAAGAAAGCCGTCATGTTTTCTGCCACTTTCCAAAACAAGTTTGCAATTTGGAATTGAGGAATATGACATCTCTGGTCAAATTACTCAGATTTCAATTGACTCTGTTAGCTTATTTTTCCAATCTTAGCAGGCTATTATCTGATTTCAGCTGTTaccttttgtattgttttgtctgcaaCTGTTTATGCTGCTGTCTTGCCCAGGTCTCCCTTGCTAAAGATTTTTCCATCCTCACCTCACATCCTCAAATTAAGCCATCTTCTCCAACCGGTACCATCCATATCCTTTTGTTCCCCTCTTGAGCACGTTTTccatagttttattttgaagtacttAGACCTAACTTCCGGTCGTAGCTCGGCTACCTTGACCGCGCGGCTCCCGCAGCAGAATTCCTTGAATGTGCGCGAGGCCGCTTGAGAGCTtcacagcctttttttttttgttcgcGTCAAAGGCACCTGGCCGTGCGCGCGAGGGCCCACGAGGCAAATCGGTGCCTCACGTGAAGATGTAATAAAAGGAGATCTTGAGGTACTGTCGGTGAGTAATCGCGAGAGGTGATTCCTAATTACAAAATGATGTGATGTATGCCAGGTCAGAGACTTCAGAGGATCGTGTACCTGGAGCCTCACAGGGGGGCACAGAGCCAACAGGTGTCCCTTCAGTCTCCGACTCAGAGGCTGGTCTGTTTTGCTGTGAGACGACTATGTGCAATATGAAACTCACAGAAGTCAACGTTGTACAAATGTTGTGATTTGAATAAGAACttgaaaataaagtatttatttgggggggaaaaaataaaagagagttTTGAGAGAGTGagttgtaaataaataaatggccGTTTATTATACAATAGATTTGGTCAAATTCTGCACTGAGTTTGGCTCTGAAATGTCACTTATAGATTGAAGAGCTTGTACAGATTGAGCCTGTCAACACATCCACATTCAGAAGAGCAAAACATCACCTGCGTGTATCCACGTTAACGTTATTAAACTGACATCTCAGGCAGCTGCAACTCAGACAGAAAGTGTTTCAACAGTAGCTAGAAGATCTTCCTCATGAACTGACCTGCTTTGTCttaaataattcacatttttcCTCCTTATTGCCTGTTTGTGCATTGGGGCCAATGATTCCATCAGGTTGGCTGGATGTCTTGGATTCAAGCACGAATAGACaccctaaataaataaataaataaataaataaataaaggagtACAAAAACCTACACAGAGGACGAATAGGACAATAACTGTGAATCTTTTCAGCTTTTACTAAAAGGTTCATTGAAGCTTCAGAAGATGCTGTGATTCAAGAAACCTGCGTCCGAAACCTGAATCACTTATGAgtgctgccaaaacaaaaaacggTCCTCTGCCTCGTGCagggatgcatgtgtgtgtgtgtgtgtgtgtgtgtgtgtgtgtgtgtgtgtgtagcctttAATCCTTTCTCGCGCGCCCTTGGTAAAGCTTCTTCCCTGGCAGATTAATGGAGCACGGCGCACGCTCCAACCATCTGTTCCTCCAGCGGCATCACACCGGCACGAGCGCCTCTTGTCCTCTCTCTACGGGTccttttgtgtatatttgtgtctttACGAATCAGATCCGCCGCCGTTAATACAACACCGAACTTCCCGTTacaggtttcaaaataaaatccttatTGCGAACAATTGCGCCACTCTTTGTCATAACGGCCGAACACTTATTTTGTAGGTTATTGCAAATATGCCCCTGAAACATTTGGCGATTTCGGTGTTTTAAGCCTTAAACCTTTTTGTCTGGTGGTCCCTTAAAATTAAGCAAATGTCTACTTATGATTTGTCTTTCTcagattgtttaatttgaaggCTGTGAAGCGATCCgtcattttactttaaaagagcaaaacatAATTTGGCGGAAAATAAGTTTTCTTTGTGCCTCTTATCCCTTTAATCATCTGGTGAGCCCTCAGATTAAGAACCGCATGCCTTAAAACCACAATTTAATCAGAAATACCTCGCAGAGAACtctttaatttcatatttagcAAGTGGGTTTAGGTTATTCATGTggatctatttatttatttatctcgAGTCGTTTCACGCTTTCCATTTTAAAGATGTCAGTTATGACATACGGTCTAAATGACTCTTCAAACATCCACATAAATTGATGATTTTACCCGCCCCGCCCCCTTTATTGCAGTTCACTTTCATGAACTTGGGCACTGTGGGGATTTTTAAGGGGATTCCCGGTAAAATAGACTATGTGTAACAAAACCATCTATGCCCAGTGATACAATGGACAAACAGACCTTTGACTTtattctgtcacacacacacacacacacacactgttcccaAAGGTCAAGAGTGAACCTCCATGCTTAAAGAGGAACATGCTGCTTTAATTTCACTGAAGCCTAATTTAGAAATTGCCCCCAACAAACCTCGTGTTGTGACGGCGGTGATCGTGGAGCTGATGTAGGTTTCACTTTCTGAGAGGTCAGCTCGGGTCAGCGCCAGAAACCTTTCTGCATGTATTGCATCTCCCTAGCTGGGACTAACTCCCCTCGGCTCGTGGTGttaatatctgtctgtttaGAGGTGTTTATGGAAGCACGTGCCAACCCTTGAACCAACCGCCTGCCTGTCAAAAGTGGTGCAATGCGCTCCCACCACTAGAGGATACTGTTGACTTTGATAAGAGATGCTCCCtataacaaataataacaaaatctCAGGCGATTTCTCAAGAGCCGTCTGGAGAAAAGagatcacaaaacaaacaaacaggacgCCCAGTGGGACAGAAGGAAGTGGTCAGAAGAGCAAACGGTTATTAGAGATTAGAAATTATTCACGCACAGCTAAAGGTGCTGGGAGagttgtgttgctgctgtagtACTATATATTTCCTTAAGATATGAccacttttattgttattaatgatTATTGGGGTCATAGTTTTCCTTCCTATTAATAATAAgactgtaaagtaaaaaaaaaaaaatatggatttTGGATCAAATGACAGCCTGTAAACACTAACAAAATActgatttaatgtatttttagcTACCAACTATGACTAATTGATGTATATTGATGTATACATGTTTAGGTTAATACCATTAGGCCTATATTAGAATAAGCTTTAATCCGCATAAAATTGATGTTTCGTTGTGTAACACACGGTTTTTCCGCTgtggtgtgtttggttttgtagGCGTCGACTGAACTTCAGTTCTCTATTTATAACAGGCtgaagaaatactttttttttttttgctgctgaacTAAAATGTCTATGAAGGAGTTGGCTTGAAAATATCTGTAGATGTTTCTGGACATGCGCAGATGGGAGATGCCATATTGGAAcgggggcagcagcagctgaaagacGTCGCTCGCGTTGCTTTGCTCGGGCTCACGCGAacgaggagaagagagagagagagggagagagagagagagagagagagagagagaggggagaaaaaaacagagggggTCTCGAGGAGGAGAGGCGACAAAAAAAACTTGGACAGGTAAGACAGGTGACGGCTCGAGCGGTCCCGGGAGGCTTTTCCGTGGTTGCTGCGTTTTGTTATTTTCGTTATGTCGACGAAATAAAGACGGGGAGAgttatttttctcctccttcgCTATAAAAAACCCCGAAGTGCTCCCGAGGCGGTTTCTGTTGAACGAAAGAATAGTCGCGAGCGTTCGTTCGCGAGCCCAAGTTGCTCAAAGTGTCTCTCACGCGCTGTAATTAACAGCTTTCACCGGCGGAGAGGACGCTGTCTCGTGGCATTCGCGGTAATACggtttattgtgttgttttctcccgctgtgtgtgtctgtcatgtAATTTACTGTTTAGGAAATAACGTGAATTTTAATAATGTGCACGCAAAGACTCGGAGTGTCAGTCGGAACGTTATTTGAAggtgttttgatgttgtgtttcAACACCACGACGCAATTTTGTTTGACGCGAACACGAAGTTGTTTTGTAGATTAACGCCAGAAATGACTTATTGCAGTCATTTGTCTACAGATGAGTcatgtgggattttttttttgtcaccctTAGGTGCGTAAAAGCCATCGGAAAATACCGGAcactgccaaaatgtcaaaccactTTCAACATGGCGGGTTATGGTGTTCAGGGGGGAAAACTGCGCCTTAAAATCTTTGAAcgaggaaaaaataaaatgatggcaGATAACGCGCCCGGTTCTGTTTCTTTTGATGGACACACACGAGGTTTAATCAATTAAATTTAAAGTGTGCATTTGGCGATTCCGTGGGAGTTTTTTTCCGCTGCAGTTGTGAGTGTGCAAAGTACATGACCGGAGTGGCAGTCAGCCTGCTGGTCGGCTACACCCCTTACAGCCTCATCTTCCTTATGTGCACTTAACGTTTCCTCTTTCACTTTTATACAAAAATGCCCTCGCTCAGATACGATACTGCTGTTTCTAGATCACATTATATCAGATTAATATCGTGTTTTCTCCAGATAAAAACCGACAGCGGGGTGATTTAATTCCACCTTTTGCCTGCAATCTCAGATTAATATGTTGATGACTGCACAGCCGGACGATGTATTTTTCCCAGTttattgtttctctgtgtgtaaatgtgcaatGATTAAGCAGATAATTGGATTGAACCGCGTGTATCTGTTTAATTATTTCTCTTTTGCGGGCGGTCTGTAAATCCGGGGGTTTACAGCTTTTGCATTATTCGAGGATTCCTCCTCCAGATTAAATTCGTCACCATAATGAACAGAAACGATAAAGACTGCACGTTATGGAGCCGACGATAGACGTTCACGTGCGATGAATAAATCATGCTTTTTAGACTTCTTGTTGCTCCaaagatatttttttccccccatggaGCTCCGAGTGGGGATGGTGGGGAGTGCAGcgtggaaaaaaaaggagcactTTTAAGGGGGAAAATGAAAACGTGGCTATACAGATAAACCATACATGATCTATTTTCTCCACTGGAGAGATCAATATGAGTCCTGCTGCACATTATTgatgttttggactgttggttcttttttcttttctttttttgcaagaGCCACCCAACGGCCatctttttattatcatttagctgtttttgaTAAGGCATTGTA
Coding sequences:
- the tmem110l gene encoding transmembrane protein 110, like: MDMYGYSGVFLVKRFLENGVFEVTNMSDINKANPHGCDNGALTDRFGVLIQGLLAVVAFSTLMLKRFREPVGIRRPWRIWFFDTSKQAIGALFIHFANVFLSTLTKEDPCSLYLMNFLLDATLGMLVIWLAVKLVSKLVEYKEWTLLMFGEYGDPPQAAAWLGQCGIYLLIMVLEKGVISLVLLVPGWSKLQEVLLGYIANPQVELVLVMLIVPFIVNSIMFWVVDSLMMRKYKTMKSLDDSCDSSVKKADSLPWANSEESRVLLTVETDTDEASEGEEDPGDVGPVPNVQYSGGPLRPSWVMV